A single Oncorhynchus mykiss isolate Arlee chromosome 24, USDA_OmykA_1.1, whole genome shotgun sequence DNA region contains:
- the LOC110503702 gene encoding ras and Rab interactor 3 gives MTQRAPGTAMCTIQLTAANGALSIINPLYLHEHGDDWLTHQPTSPQRVNRPSNYKRERRLSSRPWPGADLLTKRAISLEQEPCNSSPNNPGSPVVQAAPSPPTPKEGVVLRSPSRDASIESLHRTGSQDRTTRPPSDPKPLFSSAPQSPQTVSWIEENVWLSQPPSLSLLHPPSPELDSLSINSVEEEPESVTSPSHSPHPSHRLADKVMHRLSVVGLAIGGLGRSQKRLTKRVQELSKRRDGVFAEAVMGFVEMTLGAGFIPDMTGADLLQEVRTALTALRETLLDCPEIHILIDSMADTTDWELDAILERSLHKVALKPVNAHLYTCLQSCRDHDGSLRKLRENQRLLEGRGVEELEGTPGAGVPDPVTLEKIQQRWSAMHQSYSPSRKVHILLKVCKTIYHSMTANANPGVVYGADDFLPCLTWVLLRGDVVTLQLDTDYMMELLDPTQLQGEGGYYLTSLYASLFYISSFRPRLATRQLSTEAQQSLSKWQRRRTLHCNQSRRSTNRRTLRRPGHGEKGKEYSSDAEPETGTGSVTDDPPAPSSVLAKALHTISEVVVAVREEEGSRAEGQGPPAVQLQASPQKGRQDSG, from the exons ATGACTCAGAGGGCTCCTGGTACTGCCATGTGCACCATACAG CTGACAGCAGCCAATGGTGCTCTGTCCATCATCAACCCACTGTATCTCCATGAGCATGGCGATGACTGGCTGACGCATCAACCAACCAGCCCACAGCGAGTTAATCGGCCATCCAATTATAAGCGTGAGAGACGACTGAGTAGCAGACCTTGGCCAGGGGCGGATCTTCTTACTAAGAGAGCTATCTCATTGGAGCAGGAGCCCTGCAACTCTAGTCCTAATAATCCAG GGTCTCCTGTAGTCCAGGCTGCCCCGTCTCCCCCCACCCCTAAAGAGGGGGTGGTTTTGAGGAGCCCCAGTAGGGATGCTTCCATTGAGTCACTCCACAGAACAGGGAGCCAGGACCGCACTACCAGGCCCCCCTCAGACCCCAAGCCCCTGTTCAGCTCTGCCCCTCAGTCGCCTCAGACGGTGTCCTGGATTGAGGAAAATGTATGGCTTTCCCAAccaccatccctctccctcctccacccaccctccCCGGAGCTAGACTCGCTGTCAATCAACAGCGTCGAGGAGGAGCCGGAGTCGGTCACCAGTCCCTCCCACTCCCCCCACCCCTCGCATCGGTTGGCCGACAAGGTGATGCACCGCCTCTCGGTTGTGGGCCTCGCCATTGGTGGGCTGGGGCGTTCACAGAAGAGGCTGACCAAGCGGGTGCAGGAGCTCAGCAAGCGGAGGGACGGAGTGTTTGCCGAGGCAGTGATGGGATTCGTTGAGATGACCCTGGGGGCGGGGTTTATCCCTGACATGACAGGTGCGGACCTGCTTCAGGAGGTGCGTACGGCTCTCACTGCCCTGAGAGAGACACTGCTGGACTGTCCTGAGATACACATCCTCATAGACAGTATGGCCGACACAACAGACTGGGAGCTGG ATGCCATACTGGAGCGCTCCCTACACAAGGTGGCCCTAAAGCCTGTGAACGCCCACCTGTACACCTGCCTCCAGAGCTGTCGGGACCACGACGGTAGCCTGCGGAAGCTGAGGGAGAACCAGCGGCTCCTGGAGGGCCGGGGGGTGGAGGAGCTGGAAGGGACGCCTGGGGCGGGGGTCCCTGACCCTGTCACCCTGGAGAAGATCCAGCAGAGGTGGTCAGCCATGCACCAGTCCTACTCCCCCAGCAGGAAGGTCCATATCCTGCTCAAGGTCTGCAAGACCATCTACCACAGCATGACGGCCAATGCCAACCCAG GTGTGGTGTATGGGGCTGATGACTTCTTGCCCTGTCTGACCTGGGTGCTTCTGCGTGGTGATGTGGTCACTCTGCAGCTGGACACTGACTACATGATGGAGCTATTGGACCCCACACAGCTGCAGGGAGAGG GAGGTTACTACTTGACGTCCCTGTACGCCTCTCTCTTCTACATCAGCAGCTTCCGCCCTCGTCTCGCCACACGCCAGCTCAGCACCGAGGCCCAACAATCCCTGAGCAAATGGCAACGCAGGCGCACCCTGCACTGCAACCAATCACGACGCAGCACGAATAGGAGGACCCTCCGGAGACCTGGGCACGGCGAGAAAGGCAAGGAATACTCCAGTGATGCAGAGCCGGAAACTGGCACAGGAAGTGTAACTGATGACCCACCGGCGCCCTCTAGTGTTCTGGCAAAGGCACTGCACACAATCTCAGAGGTTGTGGTAgcggtgagggaggaggagggcagcAGAGCGGAGGGCCAAGGACCCCCAGCTGTACAACTCCAGGCCTCACCTCAGAAGGGGAGACAAGACTCAGGTTAG